The proteins below come from a single Archangium lipolyticum genomic window:
- a CDS encoding tetratricopeptide repeat protein — protein MNPQTPTNWLPGLIVLAVGFVAAALFLLTQRRKGGTAQEPARDGALEDLDRRYQSLIEQLKELAADKHTLAPERYEAERTRLEQEAVAALRARDEHQKKQGAKTSEPRTAPVSTGFLSPQLKGALWGGGIVLFFGTLGYTLVSEQRTRGEDDAATGRVPPGMGANAQQQQPQEDAELTQAWERLKENPSDLEAAALLSHELIRRQMYEDAEKVTQRGLAVDPFNVELRVHQGVLRAVRGDEAGAEKELLTLVDMYPDAQESLLFLGALAMKQGNKEKALEYFERFAVEVPANLQPPPLLAAIQQLRGELGR, from the coding sequence ATGAACCCGCAGACTCCCACCAACTGGCTCCCCGGACTCATCGTGCTCGCGGTGGGCTTCGTCGCCGCGGCGCTCTTCCTCCTCACTCAGCGCCGCAAGGGCGGGACCGCGCAGGAGCCCGCGAGGGATGGAGCGCTCGAGGATCTGGATCGGCGCTACCAGTCGTTGATCGAGCAGCTCAAGGAGCTGGCGGCGGACAAGCACACGCTGGCGCCGGAGCGTTACGAGGCGGAGCGGACGCGGCTGGAGCAGGAGGCGGTGGCGGCGCTGCGCGCCAGGGACGAGCACCAGAAGAAGCAGGGCGCGAAGACGTCCGAGCCGCGGACGGCGCCGGTGTCCACGGGCTTCCTGTCGCCCCAGCTCAAGGGAGCGCTGTGGGGCGGAGGCATCGTGCTGTTCTTCGGGACGCTGGGCTACACGCTGGTGTCCGAGCAGCGCACGCGAGGCGAGGACGACGCGGCGACGGGCCGGGTGCCACCGGGGATGGGAGCGAACGCGCAGCAGCAGCAGCCGCAAGAGGACGCGGAGCTGACGCAGGCGTGGGAGCGGCTGAAGGAGAACCCCTCGGACCTGGAGGCGGCGGCGCTGCTGAGCCACGAGTTGATCCGCCGGCAGATGTACGAGGACGCGGAGAAGGTGACGCAGCGAGGGTTGGCGGTGGATCCGTTCAACGTGGAGCTGCGGGTGCACCAGGGGGTGCTGAGGGCGGTGCGAGGGGACGAAGCGGGAGCGGAGAAGGAGCTGCTGACGCTGGTGGACATGTACCCGGACGCGCAGGAGTCATTGCTCTTCCTGGGAGCGCTGGCGATGAAGCAGGGGAACAAGGAGAAGGCGCTGGAGTACTTCGAGCGCTTCGCGGTGGAGGTCCCCGCGAACCTGCAGCCGCCGCCGTTGCTGGCGGCGATCCAGCAACTGCGAGGAGAGCTGGGAAGATAA
- a CDS encoding Ig-like domain-containing protein, protein MEPVLAKSYRSLRKLSEGGMGEVFLALTTNPLRKHIVLKKLKLDPEDPYARERFLDEARITCALRHRNIVEVYDAFENGGELYLEMEWIRGRSVRQVLDMQRQQPVPPRVAGAIIHDVCRALDAAYRTEGRDGRPLAVIHRDITPNNVMVSFEGVVKVIDFGLARAASTLSGTAGVERGTPEYLSPERAEEILRYTDPQGELASRGAREPEPLDGRSDLFCAGLLLHELLTGRSLFGGQPPRGDLSPEEMRVWQNAALHRIVRCEEPLVGLPPELEPIVRKALAKQREERYATGQEMADALREAVGGVEAAELAGFLRQSFPDGPEKLAALEAAIEAEPLRLVPVTPAPPVPEVAPVPTAPPRTPEPPPRPARSRGWLLALPVLLALLAGVAWWLWQGVQPSARHSTVDVVVADPRNLVGSKVTVIVGVNDAKGRPLPEQQVWLTVVGASGTSKRLQGVSEGTGTARFEFSWLAPEKVTLSVLLNPGSREVPLEARPVTFTAGLPDAENSSFIEVSKKAPVGEEAVFKVALRDAGNHPTAGWEVTFTVKGGDDARETQVKADERGIAELRYRTKWAGSRKVGASVVTEGGRRELQPVEVLFEAGPPHARESTLEVRVPPKPAGREQLPVADGQEPVELEVTARDEYGNAVSGWPVRLEVPETEGYTVEQPVATDEQGRARGILRATRTKPVHVRVLLSEGPRPVELGTDVTFAPGAPSQKHSGLLAKPAKVTLSGKNRAVLTATVQDANGNPIPGLVVRFEARGTSSRVEPKETSSDEEGRASINLWSTRIGKKSVIATIHRPGRREVLFPLQTEVLFEASAPGADKSTLSASTETATADGKEAITVTAVVRDANAHPVQGRYVLLSSSDAEGQFDRRLGPTNAQGLVTTSLTSTRAKEITFSAVIEPLRPEEQAMPLGDQVTVRFVSSPPDANASRLTASKSSLTAGDTSTLQFEVMDAKGRPIPGAKVQWKASDAKARFQQRDLSTDEQGLASAIVLLTNAGKTRITATAELEGRTATKDVELTVGSGPVDSVALTTDASGLPADGLATATLTLLAKDRYGNPVENQEIVAWEGVEPEDGFEPASSTTNAAGVVTATLATSKAGRRSLKAVVGRGDQALSAECSLTFEEPEKPATPSQDPAPPAPEGTSPEEEESEASNAPVP, encoded by the coding sequence ATGGAACCCGTGCTGGCGAAGTCCTACAGGTCGCTGCGGAAGCTGTCGGAGGGAGGAATGGGAGAGGTGTTCCTCGCCCTGACGACCAACCCGCTCCGCAAGCACATCGTCCTCAAGAAGCTCAAGCTGGACCCAGAGGATCCGTACGCGAGGGAGCGCTTCCTGGACGAGGCGCGGATCACCTGTGCGCTCCGCCACCGGAACATCGTGGAGGTGTACGACGCCTTCGAGAACGGGGGCGAGCTGTACCTGGAGATGGAGTGGATCCGCGGGAGGAGCGTGCGGCAGGTGCTGGACATGCAGCGCCAGCAGCCGGTGCCGCCGCGCGTCGCGGGGGCGATCATCCACGACGTGTGCCGGGCCCTGGACGCGGCCTACCGGACGGAGGGGCGGGACGGACGGCCGTTGGCGGTCATCCACCGGGACATCACACCCAACAACGTGATGGTCAGCTTCGAGGGCGTGGTGAAGGTCATCGACTTCGGCCTGGCGAGGGCGGCCAGCACGCTCTCGGGGACGGCGGGGGTCGAGCGAGGGACACCCGAGTACCTGTCTCCGGAGCGAGCGGAGGAGATCCTCCGATACACGGATCCCCAGGGCGAGCTGGCCTCGAGAGGAGCACGGGAACCAGAGCCGCTCGATGGGCGGAGCGATCTCTTCTGCGCGGGCCTGTTGCTCCACGAGCTGCTCACGGGCAGGTCCCTGTTCGGCGGACAGCCGCCACGAGGGGACCTGTCCCCCGAGGAGATGAGGGTCTGGCAGAACGCGGCGCTGCACCGGATCGTCCGGTGCGAGGAGCCGCTGGTGGGACTCCCCCCGGAGCTGGAGCCCATCGTCCGCAAGGCGCTCGCGAAGCAGAGGGAGGAGCGCTACGCGACAGGCCAGGAGATGGCGGACGCGCTGCGCGAGGCGGTGGGAGGGGTGGAGGCCGCGGAGCTGGCGGGCTTCCTGCGCCAGAGCTTCCCGGATGGCCCGGAGAAGCTCGCGGCGCTGGAGGCGGCGATCGAGGCGGAGCCCCTGCGCCTCGTCCCGGTGACTCCGGCGCCCCCGGTGCCGGAAGTAGCGCCAGTCCCAACGGCGCCACCCAGAACACCCGAGCCGCCGCCCAGGCCGGCCCGTTCACGAGGCTGGCTGCTCGCGCTTCCCGTGCTGCTGGCCCTGCTCGCGGGCGTGGCGTGGTGGCTCTGGCAGGGCGTCCAGCCGAGCGCGCGGCATTCCACGGTGGATGTGGTGGTGGCCGACCCGCGCAACCTCGTGGGGAGCAAGGTCACGGTCATCGTGGGGGTGAATGACGCCAAGGGCCGGCCGCTCCCGGAGCAGCAGGTGTGGCTCACGGTGGTGGGCGCGTCCGGGACCTCGAAGCGACTCCAGGGAGTCAGCGAAGGCACGGGCACGGCCCGGTTCGAGTTCTCCTGGCTGGCACCGGAGAAGGTGACGCTCTCGGTGCTCCTCAACCCGGGCTCTCGCGAGGTGCCGTTGGAGGCGCGGCCGGTGACCTTCACGGCCGGCCTTCCGGACGCGGAGAACTCCTCCTTCATCGAGGTCTCCAAGAAGGCGCCCGTTGGAGAGGAGGCCGTCTTCAAGGTGGCGCTCCGGGATGCGGGGAACCACCCGACGGCCGGCTGGGAGGTGACCTTCACCGTCAAGGGCGGCGACGACGCGCGGGAGACCCAGGTGAAGGCGGATGAGCGGGGCATCGCGGAGCTCCGCTACCGGACGAAGTGGGCGGGCTCCCGGAAGGTGGGGGCGAGCGTCGTCACGGAAGGCGGGCGGAGGGAGCTGCAACCGGTGGAGGTGCTCTTCGAGGCCGGGCCACCGCACGCACGGGAGTCCACCCTCGAGGTGCGCGTCCCGCCGAAACCCGCCGGGCGCGAGCAGCTACCGGTCGCGGACGGGCAGGAGCCGGTCGAGTTGGAGGTGACGGCGCGGGACGAGTACGGCAACGCCGTGTCCGGCTGGCCGGTGCGGCTCGAGGTCCCCGAGACGGAGGGGTACACCGTGGAGCAGCCCGTGGCCACGGATGAGCAGGGCCGCGCGAGGGGCATCCTCCGCGCGACCCGGACGAAGCCGGTCCATGTCCGGGTGCTGCTCTCCGAGGGCCCCCGGCCCGTGGAGCTGGGAACGGATGTGACGTTCGCCCCCGGAGCTCCCAGCCAGAAGCACTCCGGCTTGTTGGCGAAGCCAGCGAAGGTCACCCTGAGCGGGAAGAACCGCGCGGTGCTCACGGCCACGGTGCAGGATGCGAACGGCAACCCCATCCCGGGGCTGGTGGTGCGCTTCGAGGCCAGGGGAACGAGCAGCCGGGTCGAACCGAAGGAGACGTCCTCCGACGAGGAGGGACGCGCCTCCATCAATCTCTGGTCCACGCGCATCGGCAAGAAGTCCGTGATCGCGACCATCCACCGCCCCGGGCGGCGTGAGGTGCTGTTCCCGTTGCAGACGGAGGTCCTCTTCGAGGCGAGCGCGCCCGGCGCGGACAAATCGACCCTGAGCGCCAGCACGGAGACGGCCACGGCGGACGGGAAGGAAGCCATCACCGTGACCGCGGTGGTGCGGGATGCGAACGCCCATCCCGTGCAGGGCCGGTACGTCCTCCTCTCCTCCAGTGATGCCGAGGGCCAGTTCGATCGGCGTCTGGGCCCCACGAATGCGCAAGGGCTCGTCACCACGAGCCTCACGTCCACTCGCGCCAAGGAGATCACCTTCTCGGCGGTGATCGAACCCCTGCGTCCCGAGGAGCAGGCGATGCCCCTCGGCGATCAGGTGACGGTGCGGTTCGTCTCCAGCCCCCCCGACGCGAACGCCAGCCGCCTGACGGCCTCGAAGAGCTCACTGACGGCGGGAGACACCTCCACGCTCCAGTTCGAGGTGATGGACGCCAAGGGCCGCCCCATCCCCGGCGCGAAGGTGCAGTGGAAGGCCTCGGATGCGAAGGCGCGCTTCCAACAGCGCGACCTCTCCACGGATGAACAGGGGCTCGCGAGCGCGATCGTCCTGCTCACGAACGCCGGGAAGACGCGCATCACGGCCACCGCCGAGCTCGAGGGCCGCACCGCGACGAAGGACGTGGAGCTCACGGTGGGCAGCGGGCCCGTGGACTCGGTGGCCCTGACGACGGATGCGTCCGGGCTGCCCGCGGATGGGCTCGCCACCGCGACCCTCACGCTCCTGGCGAAGGACCGCTACGGCAACCCGGTGGAGAACCAGGAGATCGTGGCCTGGGAGGGAGTGGAACCGGAGGATGGGTTCGAACCCGCCTCGTCCACGACCAACGCGGCGGGCGTGGTGACCGCGACGCTCGCCACGAGCAAGGCCGGCCGGAGGTCCCTCAAGGCCGTGGTGGGCCGGGGTGACCAGGCCCTGTCGGCGGAGTGCTCTCTGACCTTCGAGGAGCCGGAGAAGCCCGCCACTCCCAGCCAGGACCCCGCGCCTCCCGCACCGGAAGGCACGTCCCCGGAAGAGGAGGAATCGGAGGCGAGCAACGCCCCCGTGCCCTAA
- a CDS encoding GNAT family N-acetyltransferase — translation MIHEAELSPTPSPAQWLDVGAVREVSQIAGLRRAWNALLDGSNAGPFNAWEWLYPWCRRIAPDRKPFILQAKDRTGALVGLMPLGFEYQWVLGRPVRRLSFLGETHVGSDYLDVVARRGREEEVARLFATALWELRDQWDVLDLTDLREDSVTVRVLRETFEKTRAELSLSTRYVCPYEPLPKGESFDAFLRRTSRRDNYLRRKKWLEKQEGYRIEKTEAPGELAGPLTDFFRLHAMRWASDGGSQGIKGSGVESFHRDATQLLAERGRLRLYTMKVGGQAVASVYGILHRDSFIYFQSGYDPAWRNRSVGLVLVGETFRDAIESGLTEYDFLRGTESYKSDWTTQQRRTVSVRVLSPGGGGEWLVRREEAMKQVRDVAKRVLPQDMVERVRRWRRRKAAVRG, via the coding sequence GTGATTCACGAAGCGGAACTGTCCCCCACACCGAGCCCGGCGCAGTGGCTGGACGTTGGAGCGGTGCGGGAGGTGTCACAGATCGCGGGCCTGAGGCGGGCCTGGAACGCGCTGCTCGACGGGAGCAACGCGGGCCCCTTCAACGCGTGGGAGTGGCTGTACCCGTGGTGCCGGCGCATCGCACCGGACCGGAAGCCCTTCATCCTGCAGGCGAAGGATCGGACGGGGGCGCTGGTGGGGCTGATGCCACTGGGCTTCGAGTACCAGTGGGTGCTGGGGCGTCCGGTGCGGCGGCTGTCGTTCCTGGGCGAGACGCACGTGGGCAGCGACTACCTGGACGTGGTCGCGAGGAGGGGGCGCGAGGAAGAAGTGGCGCGCCTCTTCGCCACGGCGCTGTGGGAGCTGAGGGATCAGTGGGACGTGCTGGACCTGACGGACCTGCGAGAGGACTCGGTGACGGTGCGGGTGCTGCGGGAGACGTTCGAGAAGACGCGGGCGGAGCTGAGCCTGTCGACGCGATACGTGTGCCCGTACGAGCCGCTGCCGAAGGGCGAGTCCTTCGATGCCTTCCTGCGGCGTACGAGCCGGCGGGACAACTACCTGCGCCGGAAGAAGTGGCTGGAGAAGCAGGAGGGCTACCGCATCGAGAAGACGGAGGCGCCGGGTGAGCTGGCCGGGCCGTTGACGGACTTCTTCCGGCTGCACGCGATGCGGTGGGCGTCGGACGGGGGCTCGCAGGGCATCAAGGGGAGTGGCGTCGAGTCCTTCCACCGCGATGCCACGCAGCTGCTGGCGGAGCGGGGCCGGCTGCGGCTCTATACGATGAAGGTGGGCGGCCAGGCGGTGGCCTCGGTGTACGGCATCCTCCACCGGGATTCGTTCATCTACTTCCAGTCCGGGTATGACCCGGCCTGGCGCAACCGCAGCGTGGGGCTGGTGCTCGTGGGAGAGACGTTCCGCGACGCCATCGAGTCCGGGCTCACCGAGTACGACTTCCTCCGAGGCACCGAGTCCTACAAGTCCGACTGGACGACGCAGCAGCGGCGCACGGTGTCCGTGCGGGTGCTGTCGCCGGGCGGGGGAGGGGAGTGGCTCGTGCGGCGCGAGGAGGCCATGAAGCAGGTGCGGGACGTGGCCAAGCGCGTGCTGCCCCAGGACATGGTCGAGCGGGTGCGCCGGTGGCGGCGCAGGAAGGCCGCGGTGCGCGGTTAG
- a CDS encoding DegT/DnrJ/EryC1/StrS family aminotransferase translates to MEEVKNSRLFVPALPTLWPGMLFGHREPSGFMPFHASNVRWFYFARNAVWTTVKMLGLDKGEVLMPAYHHGVEVEAVADAGATPRFYRVGSRWDVDVEDVERRIGPKTKALYLTHYAGFPGPVDDMRRLADKHGLPLIEDCALSLLSADGSVPLGTTGDIGIFCLYKTLPLPHGGALTVNGPRQYSLPEPPRPPLTSTLSHTVSALLQNLELRGGSFGRGLRRFIRSLGKGAVKAADIERVATGTQHFDRRHVDLGMSPFAKRIAQAQDLEAIVERRRRNYFFLLGRLRDVSQPLFNQLPAGVSPLFYPLVVEDKAEVLARLHAKGIEAIDFWRHFHPACDASAFPEVAQLRRSIVEIPCHQDLSPEVMADVAGVVRGALTQDRRNRKHAG, encoded by the coding sequence ATGGAAGAAGTGAAGAACTCGAGGTTGTTCGTCCCCGCTCTGCCCACGCTCTGGCCGGGCATGCTGTTCGGCCACCGGGAGCCGAGCGGCTTCATGCCCTTCCACGCGTCCAACGTCCGCTGGTTCTACTTCGCCCGCAACGCCGTCTGGACGACGGTGAAGATGCTGGGGTTGGACAAGGGCGAGGTGCTGATGCCGGCCTACCACCACGGAGTGGAGGTGGAGGCCGTGGCGGACGCGGGCGCCACGCCGCGCTTCTACCGGGTGGGCAGCCGCTGGGACGTGGACGTGGAGGACGTGGAGCGGCGCATCGGGCCGAAGACGAAGGCGCTCTACCTCACCCACTACGCGGGCTTCCCCGGCCCCGTGGACGACATGCGCCGGCTGGCGGACAAGCACGGCCTGCCGCTCATCGAGGACTGCGCGTTGTCGCTGCTGAGCGCGGACGGCTCGGTGCCGCTGGGGACGACGGGAGACATCGGCATCTTCTGCCTCTACAAGACGCTGCCGCTGCCGCATGGCGGGGCGCTCACCGTCAATGGCCCCCGGCAGTACAGCCTGCCCGAGCCGCCCAGGCCGCCCCTCACGTCCACGCTGAGCCACACGGTGTCGGCGCTGCTGCAGAACCTGGAGCTGCGCGGAGGCTCGTTCGGCCGTGGTCTGCGGCGCTTCATCCGGAGCCTCGGCAAGGGGGCGGTGAAGGCGGCGGACATCGAGCGCGTGGCGACGGGGACGCAGCACTTCGATCGGCGGCACGTGGACCTGGGGATGAGCCCGTTCGCGAAGCGGATCGCCCAGGCGCAGGATCTGGAGGCCATCGTCGAGCGGAGGCGGCGCAACTACTTCTTCCTGCTGGGGCGGCTGCGCGACGTATCACAACCGCTGTTCAACCAGCTGCCGGCGGGGGTGAGCCCGCTCTTCTACCCGCTGGTGGTGGAGGACAAGGCGGAGGTGCTGGCGAGGCTGCACGCGAAGGGCATCGAGGCGATCGACTTCTGGCGGCACTTCCACCCGGCGTGCGACGCGTCGGCGTTCCCGGAGGTGGCGCAGCTGAGGCGGAGCATCGTGGAGATTCCGTGTCACCAGGATCTCTCGCCGGAGGTGATGGCGGATGTGGCCGGGGTGGTGCGAGGCGCGCTGACGCAGGATCGCCGCAACCGCAAGCACGCGGGCTGA
- a CDS encoding GNAT family N-acetyltransferase: MEARQLTPAPRVVEATDRTAFMGLEPEWNALVESTANEPFYRHEFFRIWVDNFAPESRLRVLTRRDEEGRLTAALPLMAGKASMYGVPVRQLSATANPHSCRFDLVAREPEAAAAAFFEHLRQDKSWDVLLLTDVPEGGTGWKLHEAAGAAGFPVGTWESLQSPYIPLPGSWEAYQQTLQSKFKANCRRRRRKLEEKGRVTVERVEGGLDLEVKLEEGFELEASGWKGRRGTAMAQDGRTRGFYSELAREAGYAGRLALYYLRLDGRAVAFQYGLEYGGRYFLLKPGYDESLSDCSPGQLLMEEVLRECIARGLREFDFLGPDMVWKRDWTDEVRRHTWLYVFNDTAYGRALCAAKFRWAPVAREVVARWKK, from the coding sequence ATGGAAGCCAGACAGCTCACTCCCGCGCCGCGCGTCGTCGAGGCGACGGACCGGACCGCCTTCATGGGGCTGGAGCCGGAGTGGAACGCGCTCGTGGAGTCCACGGCCAACGAGCCCTTCTACCGTCATGAGTTCTTCCGGATCTGGGTGGACAACTTCGCCCCGGAGTCCCGGCTGCGCGTGTTGACGCGGCGCGACGAGGAGGGGCGCCTCACCGCGGCCCTGCCGCTGATGGCCGGGAAGGCCTCGATGTACGGGGTGCCGGTGCGGCAGCTGTCCGCCACGGCCAACCCGCACTCGTGCCGCTTCGATCTGGTTGCGCGCGAGCCCGAGGCCGCCGCGGCGGCGTTCTTCGAGCACCTGCGTCAGGACAAGAGCTGGGACGTTCTGCTGCTCACGGACGTGCCGGAGGGAGGCACGGGCTGGAAGCTGCACGAGGCGGCGGGCGCGGCGGGGTTCCCCGTGGGGACGTGGGAGTCGCTGCAATCGCCTTACATCCCGCTGCCGGGCTCGTGGGAGGCGTACCAGCAGACGCTGCAGTCCAAGTTCAAGGCCAACTGCCGCCGCCGGCGCCGCAAGCTGGAGGAGAAGGGCCGCGTCACGGTGGAGCGCGTGGAAGGCGGGCTGGATCTGGAGGTGAAGCTGGAGGAGGGCTTCGAGCTGGAGGCCAGCGGGTGGAAGGGCCGGCGCGGCACGGCCATGGCGCAGGATGGGCGCACCCGGGGCTTCTACTCGGAGCTGGCGCGCGAGGCGGGGTACGCGGGCCGGCTGGCGCTGTACTACCTGCGGCTGGACGGGCGCGCGGTGGCCTTCCAGTACGGGCTGGAGTACGGCGGGCGCTACTTCCTGCTCAAGCCCGGCTACGACGAGTCGCTGAGCGACTGCAGCCCGGGCCAGCTGCTGATGGAAGAGGTGCTGCGCGAGTGCATCGCGCGGGGCCTGCGCGAGTTCGATTTCCTGGGGCCGGACATGGTGTGGAAGCGGGACTGGACGGACGAGGTCCGCCGGCACACCTGGCTCTACGTCTTCAACGATACGGCATATGGCCGCGCGCTGTGCGCGGCGAAGTTCCGGTGGGCCCCCGTGGCCAGGGAGGTGGTGGCGCGATGGAAGAAGTGA
- a CDS encoding FAD-dependent oxidoreductase — protein MSTPDSRSSTPAGGHAVVYGGSMAGLVAAGVLSRHFERVTLVERDRFEDGPQPRKGVPQGMHVHGLLTRGMNILRDVFPGFREDLEAAGSRCLDMTGDHAWYMSGIWRPRFQSGISFHAQSRPLLEWVTRKRLLALSNVRLVEGREVTGFLTSAAHSRVTGIQLRAPGGGEEETLEGELVVDASGRGSRTPQWLEALGYPRVEETRIHVDVVYASRLVRMPPGFNPGWKMLNIAPELPRERRLGSFVNIEGDRWLISMCGWLGDHPALDDAGYLEFARSLRDPYLHEVLRHTEPLSPITVFRFSHNQRRHYERMPRFPEGLALVGDASCSFNPVYGQGMTTAALQAQVLGECLRQGLGGASQRHRQRVGQLLEVPWSLATSGDLRFPEVEGTRSPVSGPLNWLGDRLHRLASHDEEALRVFLRVMHMLESPAALFSPRMVLKALTTRPDAAALKRRPEPVSVSQSRAA, from the coding sequence ATGAGCACTCCGGACTCCCGTTCCTCCACGCCGGCCGGCGGGCACGCCGTCGTCTACGGAGGCAGCATGGCCGGGCTGGTCGCGGCGGGCGTGCTGTCCCGTCACTTCGAGCGCGTCACGCTGGTGGAGCGGGACCGCTTCGAGGACGGGCCCCAGCCGCGCAAGGGCGTCCCCCAGGGGATGCACGTCCACGGGCTGCTCACGCGCGGAATGAACATCCTCCGTGACGTCTTCCCCGGCTTCCGGGAGGATCTCGAGGCCGCCGGGTCCCGGTGCCTGGACATGACCGGGGATCACGCCTGGTACATGTCCGGCATCTGGCGCCCGCGCTTCCAGAGCGGCATCTCCTTCCATGCGCAGAGCCGGCCCCTGCTGGAGTGGGTGACACGCAAGCGGCTCCTGGCCCTGTCCAACGTGCGCCTCGTCGAGGGCCGCGAGGTGACCGGCTTCCTGACGAGCGCGGCGCACTCCCGCGTCACTGGCATCCAGCTCCGGGCCCCGGGTGGCGGCGAGGAGGAGACGCTCGAGGGCGAGCTGGTGGTGGATGCCAGTGGCCGCGGCTCGCGCACCCCCCAGTGGCTGGAGGCGCTGGGCTACCCCCGGGTGGAGGAGACGCGCATCCACGTCGACGTGGTCTACGCCAGCCGGCTCGTCCGGATGCCTCCGGGCTTCAATCCCGGCTGGAAGATGCTGAACATCGCGCCCGAGCTGCCCAGGGAGCGGCGGCTGGGCTCGTTCGTGAACATCGAGGGAGACCGCTGGCTGATCTCCATGTGCGGCTGGCTGGGCGATCACCCGGCCCTGGACGACGCCGGCTACCTCGAGTTCGCCCGGAGCCTGCGCGATCCCTACCTCCATGAGGTGTTGCGGCACACCGAGCCGCTCTCCCCCATCACCGTCTTCCGCTTCTCCCACAACCAGCGGCGCCACTACGAGCGGATGCCGCGCTTCCCCGAGGGCCTGGCGCTGGTGGGAGATGCGTCCTGCTCGTTCAACCCCGTCTACGGCCAGGGCATGACCACGGCCGCGCTGCAGGCCCAGGTGCTGGGCGAGTGCCTGCGTCAGGGTCTGGGCGGCGCCTCTCAACGCCACCGGCAGCGGGTGGGCCAGCTCCTCGAGGTGCCCTGGTCGCTCGCCACCAGTGGAGATCTCCGCTTCCCGGAGGTGGAGGGCACACGCTCGCCCGTGAGCGGACCGCTGAACTGGCTCGGAGATCGGCTCCACCGGCTCGCGAGCCACGACGAGGAAGCACTCCGCGTCTTCCTCCGGGTGATGCACATGCTCGAATCACCCGCGGCCCTCTTCTCCCCGCGGATGGTGCTCAAGGCGCTCACCACCCGGCCCGACGCCGCCGCCCTGAAGCGGAGGCCGGAGCCGGTCTCCGTCTCCCAGTCCCGGGCGGCGTGA
- a CDS encoding gluconeogenesis factor YvcK family protein, giving the protein MLESESSLDEAWERDARAERRTANRNELLQALDVRPTRIVAMGGGTGLPMVLKGLARRASPKVGDPGLDITAVVAMSDDGGSSGRLRRTRGVLPPGDVRNCLVALAGGKTNNPLSEVFQYRFGGKKGLAGHAVGNLLIAALAELKGDFLEAVRVSGELLGVKGRVLPSTTSPVQLVAQMEDSTEVVGERNISRAHGRIRKVLLSPRSPPPVDGLLEAIYTADLIAIGPGSLYSSLMPNLLVDGVARALCETRALKVMVANLMTQPGETDGMDCLDHVRAVIDHVGPVLDAVLLNGTAPSEEAARRYALKGSFPVRVDRRALLSAGVVPVEADLLKEGPRIRHDSGKVARCLMKMARSGL; this is encoded by the coding sequence ATGCTCGAGTCGGAATCGTCTCTCGATGAGGCGTGGGAGAGGGATGCGCGCGCGGAGCGCCGGACGGCGAACCGGAACGAGCTGCTTCAGGCGCTCGATGTCCGGCCGACGCGGATCGTGGCCATGGGCGGAGGGACGGGACTTCCCATGGTGCTCAAGGGCCTGGCCCGCCGGGCCTCGCCGAAGGTGGGGGATCCGGGCCTGGACATCACCGCCGTGGTGGCGATGAGTGATGACGGAGGGAGCTCGGGCCGGCTGCGGCGCACGCGCGGGGTGCTGCCCCCCGGGGACGTGCGCAACTGCCTGGTGGCCCTGGCCGGGGGGAAGACGAACAACCCCCTGAGCGAGGTGTTCCAGTACCGCTTCGGCGGGAAGAAGGGGCTGGCGGGCCACGCGGTGGGCAACCTGCTGATCGCCGCGCTCGCCGAGCTCAAGGGCGACTTCCTGGAGGCGGTGCGCGTCTCCGGGGAGCTGCTGGGGGTGAAGGGCCGGGTGCTGCCCAGCACCACGTCGCCGGTGCAGCTGGTGGCGCAGATGGAGGACTCCACCGAGGTGGTGGGCGAGCGCAACATCAGCCGCGCCCATGGCCGCATCCGCAAGGTGCTGCTCAGCCCCCGCTCGCCGCCGCCGGTGGACGGGCTGCTGGAGGCCATCTACACGGCGGACCTCATCGCCATCGGCCCGGGCTCGTTGTACTCGAGCCTGATGCCCAACCTGCTGGTGGACGGGGTGGCCCGGGCGCTGTGCGAGACGCGGGCGCTCAAGGTGATGGTGGCCAACCTGATGACGCAGCCGGGCGAGACGGACGGCATGGACTGTCTGGACCACGTGCGCGCCGTCATCGACCACGTGGGCCCGGTGCTGGACGCGGTGCTGCTCAACGGCACCGCGCCCTCCGAGGAGGCCGCCCGCCGCTATGCGCTCAAGGGCTCGTTTCCGGTCCGGGTGGATCGCCGCGCCCTGCTCAGCGCGGGCGTCGTGCCGGTGGAGGCGGACCTCCTCAAGGAGGGCCCTCGCATCCGGCACGACAGCGGCAAGGTGGCGCGCTGCCTGATGAAGATGGCGCGCAGCGGCCTGTAG